Sequence from the Zeugodacus cucurbitae isolate PBARC_wt_2022May chromosome 2, idZeuCucr1.2, whole genome shotgun sequence genome:
GGCCATATAAAGGAAGAAGTAGCGATGATTGAAGAAGCCTACGCAATTATTTAGCCACGCTGGAAGAAATTTGTACTTTTGAAAATCACAACGGACGTAGCAAAATGATGGAATGACTATATAACACTCAGGAATACATACGGCAGTGATGATCCATTTTCAGCACACATTTGTTACAAATGGAGCAATGGTGTGTACGTGGCGCTTTCGGTAAATGACATTTTTTACAAATCTTGCGCACCTCGAAGGAACCATCGCTCTAGTATCGCAAAGCTTTAATAATATCACttcttttacaataatttttaacttacaAATTTCGGCGGCTGTCCGGGTGGCGTAATTACACCCATTACATAGTGGAAAGTGACATTAAGCAGTAGCCAATTGCCAATAATCAATAAGAACACAGTAGCTTTGGGGCTTTTCTCCCACCAAAAGGGCAAACCAATCCAATAGGCAATCACAACTACAGCAATTGTCAAGCCCGCGACAGCGAATATGAAAAActacacaaaataaattaatatatgtacatatatcatttgAGATGTTAACTCAAACTCACTGGTCCCAATAAATGTGTGTAGTTGTCGACGAACCAGAACATTGGTTCCAAACATGTATCTGAATCGAAATCTGTGATTAGTCGGCGAAACCATACCTTTGCATAGCTCCAACGTGCACGATATCTAGTGCTGTAAACACGATATGAACATTTGTTtatgcatttcatttaaatacattaactacttacaataatttttttaacttgtcACTATAGCGCCAATTAATACGCGTCATTTTTGCGATATAACACCAGAATTTGAAAGTTTAATTGTATCgagaatttatttattctagCTCAGTTCAACATAgcaaatttattgcaatttccgTTATCATAAACAATAAACAGCTGGTTTGCAATAGACTGGTACACATAGggtaaattggaaaatattgaaactcaAATGGTTATTTATccaaagtttttaattatttcaagaaaTATGAATGCACATAACAAATTTTCAGTTAAGTacttatttttttgatattcattacttattaaaagtaaaactaatttataaaatcgCCATTGACAAATGGGCAACACTTAAATGAGGTGAGTTATTCAAACAGTGATTTTAACAAGTGTTcatgtgtattaaataattaaagtaaataatgtATAGAAAATCATGCAATTTTCTtcgaaaatttagtaaaaatatacacCTTTATATgttagttaaatttatttatgtatttagaaGAATGCACTGAATTGCAACTATTTTTTCACAAGCACGCCGACATATATTTATGGTGAATAAAATGTGACCCCACAGTAAGAAGAAGAAATGCAAAAATGAAAACAGTAAAGAATTTTTATAGAATCGCTAGtgcaaaatattggtaaataaaaatatttgtatttgagaaATTATCGGGAATCAATGTAAATGGATCAACAAGCAGCTACAGGTAAAACACTTATTATAAATTAGCGAAGTATTTCTCAgaacaaatatattcaaaccaACTAACAATTTGCATTGCGTTGTTATTTCATTTAGGAACATCGTATACGGATGGTGCGATAGGTAATCAATCCACTGAACTGACTGCGACACATTTAAATGCAAGTGTTGAAACTGTGCCGCCAAGTGAAGGTAGTGATGTTGGGGCCTCTGTTGAATCTACGCCGAAACCCCTACTAGAGAGCAGTGTTCAAGCAGATGCAACAGATATAGGAAATGTTGATGAAGAGCCGTCCGTTATAAGTGCAAGAAATGAAGCAGTACCAGAAAACATCTCCGTTGCACAGCCAGGTACAGGGTGTGCATTGCAACCAACAGATGCTTCTACAATACCCACTGCAATAAATACTGAGGCTAATCCTTCAAACTATGACGAAAATACGCCAGAAGAAGGCGTGCAATTAATGGACAATAACCTAACGTCAGGTGCAGTAGCAGCCAATATGGAGATTGAAGTTGATCAGCTACAAAACACTAATGGTCAACCACAAATTGAAGCAGATGGCATCTCACTTGAAGAGCTTGCACAAAATAACAATGAGAACGAAGATGAAAATAATGAAGACATACGTTTTGATCCCTCACCGCTAATTGAACCACTCTTGGAAGATGATGAAATGGGCGAACAAGGCGTggacgatgacgatgatgatgaccAGCCAATAGGTGATTATGAGGGTGAAGATAACTTAATGCTGGAGGACATTTCGGATGATGCTTCAACTTCCCCAGATGCTGTTTTTGATGGTGCTGTGGTActattaatttataacattcgATAACTAAAACTTTCTTTCATTGCAGATGACCAAATGCGCGCTGCCTTTAGTGAAATGCTTGTGCAAAATAGACGCGGTGGTGAAAACTTTATGCAACGTCTGCGCAGCGCTTTCTTTACAATGGAACATAATCGGGAGCGTCGACGCCATGAAACGGAAACCAACGAAGTGGAAGTTGAAGAACCCGAACCTGAAAATCCTGTAAGCTTTGACACCAGCCTACCAGCTGAGCATTCATATTTGGGCGAGAATATGGACCGCGTGTCGGGTGTGCATTATTTGGAAGTTGGGCAACAATACAATTTAATGCTTTTCATGCATCAGCACATACTATTTCCTGGTGAAGTGCTGCCCTTTATGATCTCCGGTTCGATCATCGAATCTGATATGAGCGCACAAAATGGTTTGCTCTTTGGCGTTTGCTTCCCCACGCTCTGCAACAGCGAGGAGATAGACGATAACTTTTATGGCGTCACTTGTCAAATCTATGAAAAGGGTACCGATGAACGTGGCAACACTTTGATCAAATCGCGCGCATTACAACGTTTTGTT
This genomic interval carries:
- the LOC105209540 gene encoding protein cereblon, coding for MDQQAATGTSYTDGAIGNQSTELTATHLNASVETVPPSEGSDVGASVESTPKPLLESSVQADATDIGNVDEEPSVISARNEAVPENISVAQPGTGCALQPTDASTIPTAINTEANPSNYDENTPEEGVQLMDNNLTSGAVAANMEIEVDQLQNTNGQPQIEADGISLEELAQNNNENEDENNEDIRFDPSPLIEPLLEDDEMGEQGVDDDDDDDQPIGDYEGEDNLMLEDISDDASTSPDAVFDDDQMRAAFSEMLVQNRRGGENFMQRLRSAFFTMEHNRERRRHETETNEVEVEEPEPENPVSFDTSLPAEHSYLGENMDRVSGVHYLEVGQQYNLMLFMHQHILFPGEVLPFMISGSIIESDMSAQNGLLFGVCFPTLCNSEEIDDNFYGVTCQIYEKGTDERGNTLIKSRALQRFVTKGSQVTGPLSFIAAHPQFKVYGKVRILPEIYLREPLQCIDMGSLNRFRDINSMRETYKRYQAATTAWPAHIYDYYSITAIVEKARSQLAQHKIDTMPTDPTQLSFWLVRNLHLSDSLMKTIFLTDSVNIRMKLISDTFTDDSVFTCRYCGNRIANCQQLFAMSKHGVQTQYCNSAGYIHETNTVYQLLPDAITYSGQPSAKFSWFPGYEWHIIVCKICSRHIGWKFKALEPNLVPKSFFGISSSSVRISSPTPENTNSRAAVFQSLMRLVRREMQ